In Humulus lupulus chromosome 6, drHumLupu1.1, whole genome shotgun sequence, a single genomic region encodes these proteins:
- the LOC133781853 gene encoding bZIP transcription factor 29 — translation MGDTEEAHSERIQRLQSSFGTSSSSIMKQPLAVEQLNIPQLNPSQFRSRHFSQSFNGGDSGKRVGIPPSHPHQIPPISPYSQIPVSRPANQQMGSQNFNPGPTHSRSLSQPAFFSLDSLPPLSPSPFRDSPSTSISDQLSADVAMEDRDANSHSLLPPSSPFAKGNSPRVGESLPPRKAHRRSSSDIPFGFSSPPFTPLGVSSGFDRSMSSRESSGFAMKQPIQLVKKEMSWERGGESNAEGMGERKSEGEVVDDLFSAYMNLESIDALNSSGTDEKNGTENREDSRASGTKTNGGDSSDNEAESSVNERTGLCSMTDHRREGNKRSAGGDIAPTSRHYRSVSMDSFMEKLNFGEESPKVELSSGNRTAQHSPSDSMDGNSNAFSLEFGNGEFSGAELKKIMANDKLAEIALTDPKRAKRILANRQSAARSKERKMRYISELEHKVQTLQTEATTLSAQLTLLQRDSVGLTNQNNELKFRLQAMEQQAQLRDALNEALTAEVQRLKIATAELGGDSLTSKCMVSQLTMNPQMYQLQQQQQQQQQQAHSNQFNNQHQQHQQQASPQSQNGNGNSKTESN, via the exons ATGGGTGACACTGAAGAAGCTCATAGTGAAAGGATTCAGAGGCTTCAATCTTCATTCGGAACTTCGTCTTCTTCAATTATGAAACAACCTTTAGCCGTAGAACAACTCAACATACCTCAATTAAACCCTTCACAGTTTCGTTCTCGGCATTTCTCTCAAAGCTTTAATGGTGGCGATAGTGGTAAGAGAGTGGGTATACCACCCTCGCATCCTCACCAGATCCCACCCATTTCACCGTATTCTCAGATCCCAGTCTCCCGTCCGGCCAACCAGCAAATGGGTTCTCAGAATTTCAACCCGGGACCCACCCATTCTCGATCTTTATCTCAGCCAGCTTTTTTCTCTCTCGATTCGCTCCCTCCGCTGAGCCCTTCGCCGTTCCGGGACTCGCCGTCGACTTCGATATCGGACCAGTTATCGGCCGACGTGGCCATGGAGGACAGGGACGCCAATTCCCACTCGCTATTGCCGCCGTCTTCGCCGTTCGCCAAAGGCAATTCGCCGAGGGTTGGGGAGAGCTTGCCTCCCCGGAAAGCTCACCGGCGGTCGAGCAGCGATATCCCATTTGGGTTTTCATCGCCCCCTTTCACTCCGTTGGGGGTTTCCAGTGGTTTTGATCGGTCCATGTCGAGCCGGGAGAGCTCCGGGTTTGCAATGAAGCAGCCGATTCAGTTGGTGAAGAAGGAAATGAGTTGGGAAAGAGGTGGTGAAAGCAATGCCGAAGGAATGGGAGAGAGGAAATCTGAGGGTGAAGTGGTTGATGACTTATTTTCGGCTTATATGAACTTGGAAAGTATTGATGCCTTGAATTCTTCTGGTACTGATGAGAAGAATGGGACCGAGAATCGCGAAGATAGCAGAGCGAGCGGGACGAAGACTAATGGTGGCGATAGCAGCGATAACGAAGCCGAAAGCAGCGTAAATGAGAGAACTGGATTATGTTCTATGACTGATCATAGGAGAGAAGGGAACAAAAGGAGTGCTGGTGGAGATATTGCTCCAACCTCGAGGCAttacaggagtgtttcaatgGATAGTTTCATGGAGAAGTTGAACTTTGGGGAGGAATCCCCGAAAGTGGAACTTTCGTCAGGAAATCGCACCGCACAACATTCCCCGAGCGACTCCATGGATGGAAACTCCAATGCTTTCAGCTTGGAGTTTGGTAATGGTGAGTTTAGTGGGGCTGAGCTGAAGAAAATCATGGCTAATGATAAACTTGCTGAGATTGCATTGACCGATCCAAAGCGGGCGAAAAG GATTTTGGCTAATCGCCAATCGGCTGCTCGTTCGAAAGAAAGGAAGATGAGATACATTTCGGAGTTGGAGCACAAAGTTCAGACTCTACAAACAGAAGCTACCACATTGTCTGCACAACTTACGTTGCTGCAG AGAGATTCTGTTGGGCTCACTAACCAGAATAATGAGTTGAAGTTTCGTCTTCAAGCTATGGAACAACAGGCACAACTCCGAGATG CTCTCAACGAAGCCCTAACAGCAGAGGTTCAACGATTGAAGATCGCTACAGCTGAGCTGGGCGGGGATTCTCTCACTTCTAAGTGCATGGTCTCGCAGCTCACGATGAACCCCCAGATGTACCAactgcagcagcagcagcaacaacagcaaCAGCAGGCTCATTCTAATCAATTCAACAACCAGCACCAGCAACATCAACAGCAAGCCTCGCCGCAGTCTCAGAATGGCAACGGAAACTCAAAAACCGAGTCAAATTAG
- the LOC133781854 gene encoding tRNA-dihydrouridine(47) synthase [NAD(P)(+)]-like, with protein sequence MDESPADVQLVQEPMDSATPEVAASNGQPEYRTPEELVAKAIAPVKREFLRPHPVRPVSNNQEDGAVSESKEKPAQPSVVKEKKSKRQAKRERRQQQKSSSNICPEVAKTGDPSSCPYSDKCRFSHDVEAFKNQKLDDLEGECPFVTAEEPCPYGLACRFLSTHPEGDSGVKSARRNSSEVNGLRKDVQRLLWKNKMNFPKADAKVKALGLMGPANSKAKSSENKPDGDDHITANNCDAANGNGSSALVNDTEVENTVVLEENDDVEDASESNEPRPLKKPKCVDADDCSDKVEVGGVSGTEKVVCESSKQPEADSTAELLTPETDGSLKVHPREKKIIDFRDKLYLAPLTTVGNLPFRRVCKVLGADVTCGEMAMCTNLLQGQASEWALLRRHASEDLFGVQICGAFADTVSRAVELIDQECTLDFIDINMGCPIDLVVNKGAGSALLMKPMRMKGIIEAASGTVEKPITVKVRTAYFEGKNRIDSLIADMGNWGASAVTIHGRSRQQRYSKLADWEYVYQCAKKAPDTLHVLGNGDIFSYLDWNKHKVDCPELSTCMIARGALVKPWLFTEIKEQRHWDISSGERFDILKKFVRFGLEHWGSDTKGVETTRRFLLEWLSYTCRYVPVGLLDVIPQRLNWRQPSYFGRNDLETLMASDSAADWIRISEMLLGKVPEDFTFAPKHKSNAYDRAENG encoded by the exons ATGGACGAGTCACCAGCCGACGTTCAACTCGTCCAGGAACCTATGGACTCGGCCACTCCAGAAGTGGCGGCCTCGAACGGGCAACCGGAGTATAGAACGCCGGAAGAGCTCGTCGCCAAGGCCATCGCTCCGGTCAAGCGAGAGTTTCTTCGTCCTCATCCGGTTCGACCTGTTTCGAACAATCAAGAAGACGGTGCCGTTTCGGAGTCGAAAGAGAAGCCTGCTCAGCCCAGCGTTGTGAAGGAAAAGAAGTCTAAGCGCCAAGCCAAACGTGAGCGCCGCCAG CAACAGAAATCTTCTTCAAATATTTGCCCTGAGGTTGCAAAGACAGGAGATCCTAGTTCTTGTCCTTATAGTGATAAGTGCCGCTTCAGCCATGATGTGGAGGCTTTCAAAAATCAG AAACTTGATGACTTGGAGGGCGAATGTCCTTTTGTAACTGCTGAAGAGCCATGTCCTTATGGTTTGGCGTGTAGATTTTTGAGTACACATCCAGAAGGTGATTCTGGAGTGAAAAGTGCTAGAAGGAATAGCTCAGAGGTGAATGGATTGAGAAAAGATGTTCAAAGATTGTTgtggaaaaataaaatgaatttccCGAAAGCAGATGCCAAAGTTAAAGCTCTTGGACTCATG GGGCCTGCCAATTCTAAAGCTAAGAGTTCAGAAAATAAGCCGGATGGTGATGATCACATTACTGCAAATAATTGTGATGCTGCCAATGGAAATGGCTCTAGTGCATTGGTTAATGATACAGAAGTTGAAAATACTGTTGTATTAGAAGAAAACGACGATGTTGAAGATGCATCTGAATCCAATGAACCACGGCCGTTAAAGAAACCGAAGTGTGTAGATGCAGATGATTGTTCTGACAAAGTGGAAGTTGGAG GTGTAAGTGGCACGGAGAAAGTTGTCTGTGAAAGCTCCAAACAACCAGAAGCAGATTCTACTGCTGAACTTTTAACCCCAGAAACTGATGGAAGCCTGAAAGTACACCCACGTGAAAAGAAGATTATTGATTTTAGAGATAAGCTGTACCTTGCTCCTCTGACCACAGTTGGGaatcttccttttagaagggtttgCAAAGTTTTAGGGGCCGATGTGACTTGTGGTGAAATGGCGATGTGTACCAATCTTTTGCAG GGTCAAGCATCAGAGTGGGCATTGTTACGACGACATGCGTCTGAGGATTTGTTTGGTGTACAAATATGCGGAGCATTTGCAGACACGGTCTCACGTGCTGTTGAACTTATAGATCAGGAATGCACACTGGactttattgatataaatatggGGTGCCCCATTGATCTTGTTGTGAACAAGGGCGCTGGATCTGCTCTTCTCATGAAGCCAATGCGAATGAAAGGAATTATAGAGGCAGCTTCTGGCACGGTAGAAAAACCGATTACTGTTAAG GTGCGTACAGCCTATTTCGAAGGGAAAAATCGCATTGATTCACTTATTGCAGACATGGGCAACTGGGGAGCCAGTGCAGTAACGATACATGGTCGATCAAGACAGCAACGCTATAGCAAGCTTGCAGATTGGGAATATGTATACCAGTGTGCGAAAAAAGCCCCCGACACATTGCACGTATTGGGAAATGGAGATATTTTCTCTTATCTGGACTGGAACAAACACAAGGTTGATTGCCCTGAGCTGTCTACCTGCATGATTGCTCGAGGAGCGCTAGTTAAG CCTTGGTTATTTACCGAAATCAAAGAGCAAAGGCACTGGGACATTAGTTCTGGAGAACGATTCGATATTCTTAAGAAGTTTGTTCGATTTGGCCTTGAGCATTGGGGTTCCGACACAAAAG GCGTGGAGACAACTAGGCGTTTCCTGCTAGAATGGCTTAGCTACACATGTAGATACGTACCCGTTGGTCTTCTTGATGTCATCCCGCAACGACTGAACTGGAGACAACCGTCCTACTTCGGCCGTAATGACCTTGAGACGCTGATGGCTTCTGATTCTGCAGCGGATTGG ATTAGGATATCAGAAATGTTGCTAGGAAAAGTTCCCGAAGATTTCACATTTGCACCAAAGCATAAATCCAACGCATATGATCGAGCAGAAAATGGCTAA
- the LOC133781855 gene encoding amidophosphoribosyltransferase, chloroplastic-like produces MAAKVSSSLSKSTPFSLTPSQTPLSFSPKPLPKPFSSSSSSPPKTASLSYTHKTLFTASAKTPISDFFPEDKQNPDSTFDDYFHDDDEKPREECGVVGIYGDSEASRLCYLALHALQHRGQEGAGIVAVKNDVLQSVTGVGLVSEVFNHSKLDQLPGDLAIGHVRYSTAGSSMLKNVQPFVAGYRFGSVGVAHNGNLVNYSLLRAKLEDNGSIFNTSSDTEVVLHLIAISKHRPFILRIVDACEQLEGAYSMVFVTNDKLVAVRDPHGFRPLVMGRRSNGAVVFASETCALDLIEATYEREVFPGEVVVVDKDGVQSLCLMSHPEPKQCIFEHIYFALPNSVVFGRSVYESRRAFGEILATEAPVDCDVVIAVPDSGVVAALGYAAKAGVAFQQGLIRSHYVGRTFIEPSQKIRDFGVKLKLSPVRAVLEGKRVVVVDDSIVRGTTSSKIVRLLKEAGAKEVHMRIASPPIIGSCYYGVDTPSSEELISNRMSVEEIREFIGSDSLAFLPFDSLTTLLEKEAPKFCYACFSGKYPVEPRQIKVKKVGDFVDDGLNGSLESIDGGWVQANVNQKDEEIKKDSVVKV; encoded by the coding sequence ATGGCGGCCAAGGTCTCTTCTTCTCTATCAAAGTCCACTCCTTTCTCTCTAACCCCATCTCAAACCCCTCTCTCTTTCTCCCCAAAACCCCTCCCAaaacctttctcttcttcttcttcttctcctcccaAAACCGCCTCTCTCTCCTACACACACAAAACCCTCTTCACCGCCTCAGCCAAAACCCCTATCTCCGACTTCTTTCCCGAAGACAAGCAAAACCCAGATAGCACTTTCGATGACTACTTCCATGATGATGACGAAAAGCCTCGCGAGGAGTGTGGCGTGGTGGGTATCTATGGCGACTCAGAGGCCTCTCGCCTCTGTTACTTGGctctccatgctctccagcaccgTGGCCAAGAAGGAGCCGGAATCGTTGCAGTGAAGAACGACGTTCTTCAATCCGTCACCGGCGTTGGGCTCGTCTCTGAAGTCTTTAACCATTCCAAGCTCGACCAGTTGCCTGGAGATTTGGCTATTGGCCATGTACGGTACTCTACTGCTGGGTCCTCTATGCTAAAAAATGTTCAACCTTTTGTTGCAGGGTATAGGTTTGGTTCCGTTGGAGTTGCCCACAATGGCAATTTGGTAAATTACAGCCTTCTTAGAGCAAAACTCGAAGATAACGGCTCTATTTTCAATACTAGTTCTGATACTGAGGTTGTTCTTCATCTTATTGCTATTTCAAAGCACAGACCTTTTATTTTGAGGATTGTTGATGCTTGTGAGCAACTTGAAGGAGCTTATTCCATGGTGTTTGTAACCAATGATAAGCTTGTTGCTGTCAGAGACCCCCATGGCTTTAGACCTTTGGTTATGGGAAGGAGGAGCAATGGTGCTGTTGTCTTTGCCTCTGAGACTTGTGCTCTTGATTTGATTGAAGCCACATACGAAAGAGAGGTTTTTCCTGGTGAAGTGGTGGTTGTAGACAAAGATGGTGTTCAATCACTTTGCCTAATGTCCCACCCTGAGCCAAAACAATGCATTTTCGAGCATATTTACTTTGCTCTGCCCAACTCCGTGGTGTTTGGCCGTTCGGTCTACGAATCTCGGCGAGCCTTCGGTGAAATCCTTGCCACTGAAGCCCCTGTGGATTGTGATGTTGTGATCGCTGTGCCTGATTCTGGTGTGGTGGCTGCTCTTGGCTATGCTGCTAAAGCTGGTGTGGCCTTTCAACAAGGGTTGATAAGGTCTCACTATGTAGGGAGGACTTTCATCGAGCCTTCTCAGAAGATTAGGGACTTTGGTGTGAAGCTCAAGCTTTCGCCGGTCCGAGCAGTGTTGGAAGGCAAAAGGGTTGTGGTTGTTGATGACTCAATTGTTAGAGGAACAACTTCTTCAAAGATAGTTAGGTTGCTTAAGGAGGCTGGAGCCAAAGAAGTTCATATGAGAATAGCCAGTCCTCCAATCATTGGATCATGTTACTATGGAGTTGACACACCAAGCTCAGAAGAGTTGATTTCGAATAGGATGAGTGTTGAGGAGATAAGGGAGTTTATTGGGTCGGATTCACTGGCTTTTCTACCATTTGATAGTTTGACCACTTTGTTGGAGAAAGAGGCTCCCAAGTTTTGCTATGCTTGTTTCTCAGGAAAGTACCCTGTGGAGCCTAGACAGATTAAAGTAAAAAAGGTTGGGGATTTTGTGGATGATGGTTTGAATGGAAGTTTGGAATCCATTGATGGAGGTTGGGTTCAAGCTAACGTGAACCAGAAAGATGAGGAGATTAAAAAGGATAGTGTTGTTAAAGTATAG